The following DNA comes from Amblyraja radiata isolate CabotCenter1 chromosome 30, sAmbRad1.1.pri, whole genome shotgun sequence.
GGACTCTAGGTTTAGAGGCTGCGGTCACTTTTGACCTGGCCCAGTTGCCTCCACTGAAGAGAGGAGGAACCAAGCAACAGCCTCAAGCACCCCATAGTACCGCCCCACCCACCCTAGTCCCCACTTGGCCCCAAATACAGCACACATTTTTGAGACAGACTGATTATGAGATCTAGCTGACGTGTTAGAGTGGATAATCTTCTACCGGGTCTGTCCTTGCGATGCAGCGCTTgtagttttttccttttttgtAAAATTAAAATCACATCAAACCATGTACACTGCAGTCAGTAACGATGGGCACGTGGGGACAGGATACCTCCCAGCAGTCTGGTTCATACTTCTTCCGACCCTGCAGATTAGTTCGAACCAATCCGACACCAAATTTCCTCAACAAGAAACCAAAGCATCTACCAACTCTAACCAGAGTCAGAATCACTAGTGTCTGATGAACTTGATCCGCTTGAAGTGCTACTAGTGTCAGATCCCGAAGAACTGCTGCTGCTGGCACTGAGGCGCGATGGACCCGCTGGCTGAATAGGACCTGGCTTCTCAGTCGCTGCAAAGAGAAAAACTCAATTAAAGCAACATTTCCTCACTCAATCGTAGTTGAAACAAAGCAACTAAAATACACAGCTCCACACCAAGAATCTGGAGGAGGTTCTTGCAGgtatagatttaaaaaaagaatctcaacgggtcccccaacgtaacccgttccaccgcgcacccattcccccaacgcaatattccaccacccacacatagcccccaaatgTGCAGGGGTGGttcatttccccttatccccagcactccctccccctcctcttcatcctccctcttttcAAACTTTAAAAAATTGACTTTTCACAGGCAGGGCCAGAAAGTGCAATTCGATTTTGTAGTGAAAAGTTAAGTCGGcagttaatgtaaatgagatcccattgtgacatcatagctgctaactgccactaCAACTTCAAGTGATTTTTTTCaaattggattttgtaaagtttaagatgtgaataacttgtaaaatataagatcaatctgAGCGAAACTTgaaacaccacaggacaattgcgagtaaggtggtccaaaaagtgGTAGTGCTTACATGTACCGTTTTGGAGTAGCTTCAGGATTACATATGCAGACATCCACACAAACAAAAACGATGAGTTTTAGCaatatagatgggccaaatgcaagcgggtgggactagtacgaatggaacatgttggccagtgtaggcaagttgtgccaagaggcctgtttccacactgcaagaCCATGTCAATATGATAAAGACCTCGTCAGTGCCACCCAGCCTCCCAATAGTGAACTTAACTTTGGGCAGTCATGTGCTACGTGACTTTCAAACAAATTTCAAGGTCACGCTTGGATTAATTTCACTGGATTTACATTACAGTCCATCCACTGCAGACTGTTTTCCACCCACATCGTAATTAAATCCCAACATCACATTATTGTAGATTACCCATCAAGAATACTAGGATGCATAGAAAAGAGGACATTCGTTGAATTCTCAGATTACTGACATACCTTTCTTCTGAGGTTTTTTACTGGGATTCAGCTGGCCACTCACATCCTGCAAGCGTTTTTCCAACTCTTTCTTCTTCTCCATAGCAAGTTCTTCCTTGGTCTTCCCTGCTTGTTTTTTGGCTGGAATATCGATGAATGCAACAGTTGAAATATAACGACCAGATATAGACTTACCCAATTCACAGAACAAGACAGCTTGCAAGAAAAACCATACATTGCACTCAACGGTGGCGACAAACCACGCCATTTGTATGGCAAGCACTTGGCAAGGAAGTCCAACAGTTGCTGCGCCTGCAGATGGCCTGTATTGTAGCCCCATGTCGCAGGGACTCATTGTATATGCAatggggagacaatagacaaaaggtgcaggggtaggccattcggccctttgagccagcaccgccattcaatgtgatcatccacaatcagtaccccgttcctgccttctccccatatcccccgactccactatctttaagagccctatctagctctcttgaaagtatccagagaaccggcctccactgccctctgaggcagagaattccacactcacaactctgtgtgaaaaagtgtttcctcatctccgttctaaatggcttaccccttattcatgaactgtggcccctggtactggactcccccgtATTCTAAGTTAGCCATATCAGGTGgttgctttgtcctggatggcaTTGTGATCAAGGCTATTGAAGCTGTGCACTACCAAGCAAGTTAATCACAATCATGATATTCCACGTGGGCACTGGgaattcagtttcttaccttcagCCAGATGAAAAAATGGGCAACAGGTTAACAGAAAGAGCTTCATGACAAGCTTGGGAGATTTTCAGATGTACGAGCTGAAGAATAAATAGCTTTGCAACCGTTTGCCAATCCAGCCCAGTTGCGCTAAAATGTACCCATTAATTAGCTTGTTCCTAATTTTTTGTCGCTCTCAAGACATCCGAGATACATCGTCGCAAATTTAGAGCATGAAATAAGAATAATTCATGCTAACAGTCCGACTCAGGAACTTTTACATTCCCTCATTAGATCGGGCAATCGCTCAGAAGCTCCCTCAGAGACCCGCAACACAACTTCTAATGCTACTACCAAAGAGGCAAACCACTCATATGGCCACACAGGTAACGGAAATTCACCTTTATGGATGTCACAAGCCAAAAAGTTGAGGCGCTGAATAAAACTTGCTCATGGCAATCGTGAGACAGTATATTTTAACTTTTTAAAACTCCTTTCTTGAGTCAGGTGCAGCTCTGCTACGGATTGTTTATTTAGGAATGCAAACCTCACCACCTACCCAGAACTTGACCGGGCACGACCTGCAACTAATTTTACACACTTGTAATGTTCAATAACACAATGATAAGCTCAACAAGTACTGGCCGGGGAATACCTGAAATGCACATGCTTTAAACTTACAGTAAGGTTTCCGAGGTTTCTTCCGTAAACAGGACATTACATAGCGTTCCAGCTCCCGAAGAGTGGATGGTTTAAGTGTTTCAAAGTCTATCTCAATCTCATCAGGATTGGAGTCTCGTAGCGATGGCTCCCTGGACTGGATGATGTGCACCACACGGCCAAGTTTGTCACCTGGCAGTTTGTTAATGTCCAAGCTCAACTGCCGCTTCTCATCGTATGTCATAGGCCTGCAGTTGTCCTCCTCTTCAGAGTCATAACCAGGAGGGGGAGGCGGCGGTGGAGGGGGAGGCTGCTTCGCCTTTTTGGATTGCCTATAAAGAAACCAAAATTAAAATGTGAACAAATGCTCTACCAGGTAAGTGTGCACAATTCATGATTTTCACCGGCTGCCAGAGAATTCAGGGCAATTCTGGAGCTGGCACCAATATATACCACAGCGATGCCCAAGGGGCCACAGCCCAATCACCAAACGATGTTATCGcttagagatacaccgcggaaacagccccttcaatcCACCCGGCCCCACAGACTCCCgtgcactcacactatcctacacactagggacaattcacaatctttacccgtcaattaacctacaaatctgtaggtctgtggagtgtgggagaaaaccagagcacctggggaaaacccagtcatggggagatcatacaaactccgtacagacagtccctgcaatcaggagcgaacccggccgggtctctggtgctgtaaggcagcaactctactgctgcgccacagtaccTTCTTGCAAATGTGTACTATTTCTATGGATCTAGTAATCCAACATTAACATTATGTTTGTAAGATTTTCTAGACATGCAAGCTATCCAAATTGCAACAAAAGTATTAATAATAGCACTCTGGCCATGTAACACTCACTTATTGTTACCACCCGAACTGCTGCCTCCAGATGCTTTTTTGGATTGCTTTTTGGGTGCTGCTTTTGACTTGGATGGTTTAAGCAGCTTGTCCTCTTCATCTTTCACTTTATGCCTCtccttctttttctttttgtctctCTTTTCTTTCTTGTCTCGCCTTCTCTTTGGTTTTGACATGGGAGCCTGAGAGAGGGCTGCCAACTGCTCATGAACAGCCCTTAGCTGCAAGAAGAAATATCATTCCATGAGTCCATCCTAAAACAGAACTCCATCTCACTGGAATCAAATGATTTGGACGTGCTTAGAACGCGGAATTATGCaacgtacagtgccctccatgatgtttgggacaaagacccatcatttaacagaaaagtgcacattgtcaggttgtaataaaggccatttttatacaaagtgtttaagaaggccatttttatacattttggtttcaccatgtagtaaTTACAGCAGAGTTTagacagtccccccatttcagggaaccataatgtttgtgacagcaatgtcatgtaaatgaaagtagtcatgtttagtattttgttgcagttgtatcatcaatgaagataagtgagtcagtaccttcagcagccatacatgcccaggtcttaacacccccaccaccgtgttccaCAGATGAGGtgttatgctttggatcttgggcagttcctgctcttctccatactttgctcttgccatcactctgatacaagttaatcttcgtctcatctgaccACAgatgtggttgttcttttaagtacttcttggcaaactgtaacctggccatcctatttttgcgacgAACCaaaggtttgcatcttgcagtgtagcctctgtatttctgttcatgaagtcttttgcAGACAGAGGTCCTTGACAAACCtacacctgattcctgaagagtgtttctgatctgtcggacaggtatttgtttttttttttcctttattatagagaattcttctgtcatcagctgtggaggtcttccttggcctgccagcccctttgcgattagtaagctcaccaagtgctctctttcttaatgatgtcccaaacagttgattttggtaagtctaaggtttggctgatgtctctaacggttttattttcatttcagtctcataatggcttctttgacttcattggcacaactgtgttcctcatgttgataaacagcaataaaagtttccaaaggtgatggaaagaccggaggaaagactatgtgctgaaagctcttttatacctgcattatggaggcaattaaacacacctgagcaattacaaacacccgtgaagccatgtgtcccaaacatcatggtgccctgaaatggggggggggggggggggggggggggggggcgcgactgcatataaacacagctgtaattcctacatggtgaaaccaaaatgtataaaaaataaaaataccctttaataaaatctgacaatgtgcactttaaccacatgtgatttatttttattacaaatctcaaattgtggagtacagaggcaaataaataattgatgggtctgtcccaaatattatggagggcactgtatgttatgGTCATTAGACAAGGCAACAATCACCAAGAGGAAACAGAAATTGGAAATTATATTCATTAACAAAATTGAGCCAGACAGTAATGTTTGCAAAATATTATTCAAATGAATTCCATTAATTTGCAAGGTTGGGCATGTGGGATAATGTAAATGAGTGTGCACTTTTTCAGTTACAACTTTGTCATTTTTTACAGCAAGATGTTAGACCCACTATATTATTAGCAAGAGGTCTGATAGCTATCAAAACATAGCATGGCTTTCCAAACTACTTGTGCATGGACgaataattttattttaacatCCAGTAGCAAGACAAGCCCTGCCAAGTTAATCAACAGCATTAGTCTGTACCTGCTCCTGCAGCTCAGCCAAACGATTAGCTCGCTCTTCCTCTGAATCATCAGAAGTCTCAGTGTCCGATGAGCTCCCACTACTGCTGTTGCTGGATGAATCAGATGAGGATTTAGAAGCAGCGGGAGGGAGACCGGTTGGTGCAGGCGGAGATGCAAATTCCAAAGGCTCATCCGGCATCTTGGCAAAACGGAATTCAAAGACATCCTGAAACAATCAAAGGGtccttataaaaaaaaaaaaaaacactggagTGCAACAACAATTAGAGGAGatgctaggaactgcagatgctagaatgctaaaacaccaagtgctggagtaatagacAGGGGAAAtctcaggacatggataggagacattgagtggggacccttcttcaggctcagagaaagctggaagtgctagggatgggacaaagcctggcaagttatAGGTGACTTAGAGATGATGCGATTTGATTGTCAGATGAGGagcgaaatgtaaagccagaaggaggggaaggggggctgGGTAGTGGGAGAAATGAGTCTACATTGGGATGGGGGAAATTAAAGAACCTCAGAAGGTGTAACCAAATATGAGAcagcatttggcctataaatgacAGCTCTAAAGAGGATTTGTGCAAAAAGCCTGTGAGGTTAAAACGCTGCAGGTAGATAGCCCAAGAAAAGGTCCAAAGGAAAAGGTGAGGGAGCAGATCAAATACATCTTTGAAGTGACGCAAGCCAGCAGCAAAACTGATTTGAGGTCACCCCAGAGACAAGCTGGCTAATAAACTGGACGACACTGCAGAGGGATGAAATATATATATGGTCGTGAATAAATATGAAAGTCTGTTTAGTAGTGCCATAGAATAATTCAAACCCCAAGCTAGATGGTAAAGGCTGGGTAAGACCCGGATGCAAAATTGCAGATGAATTCATCAAATGCAATAAACCAATGGATTTGGATATTGAATTATTTAAACGTCACATTGTCAATGCTGAACATGTTACAGAccagctgagcatttccagcaattTTCATTTTGGCCTTCGAACATCTGCCGTTTTTTGCTTCTGTGCTGAAGTGTGTTAATTTTGTTTCATAAAACCTTGGCTTTTTCCCCCCATAACATAAATGCAGGCAATCTGTGGATTCAGTGACAGCGAATCAGGCCATCGGGCTTATTGAAGCACACATCCCTATCACACTAAAGGTGAAGGTACCTGCAACTTCCTGGCCATGGCAACCACATCATGATCAGGTGGGTTATACTTGTAACAATTCGAGAACATTAATCTCACATCAGCTGCAAATTCCTGTGCATCCTGGTATTCACGTTCATCCATCTTCCTCTAAGAGGAAAGATATAAAAGACATTTAACAAGCTGCACCACAGCAAGAAAGTGCAGCTTTATCTGCCACCAGTGCATTAATTTAAAATCGACTGGATATCTGCATTCAGACCCAAGAATTGTATTGGACCCTCAATATAATTAACAAGTAGTTTCTGCACTTCAATTTCAAGGCAGGATAAAAGTGGCACCTAATTCCTCCATGCATTCCCCACCCAACATGCCATCTAAAGTAAAATTTGCTATATTTAATACATCTACATTAATAGTGGAGACATCACATTGCCACTTTCCCATGATTAATGCATTTTCCATTAAAACCCACAATAAAAAGCAGTTTACAATGCCTGGGTATAGCTCATCAGCGTATATAAGTGACGGTTAGATCAACTTGCATAGAAAGTCACATTTTAACTGCTCTGGCGTATAACATGGCAAAGTGTGCAGTCATAAACGTTGGTAGTAGAAATAAAGGCATAAACTGTTTTCTAAATGGGTAAAGAATTTAGAAAGTGGAgtagcaaagggacttgggagtgctgatgcagaattcccaaaaatttaatttacaagttgaatcagtagtaaggaaggcaaatgcaacatTATCATTCATTTCAAAAGGACTAGAACATaaatacagggatgtaatgctgagtcttTATAAGGCACTTGTCAGACCACATTTGCAAAACTATGAACaggtttgggccccatatctgaggagattTGCTGGCATTGAGAGGGTTCAGAGGTTTACGAGAAGTactcgataggctgaatgggCTATTTCTACCCCAATGACGTATGAACATAGCATTCAACCAGCTTACAGAATGCAGACAAATCCACAATTAGAGTTTGGCAATTATCCAGGGCACTGAATGGGAGAAAAGCACTaaaacaacaaacaaaatgtgttgaTGTATAGAGATGGCCGAGAGCCGTGTTGTTAGTCCTTCACTGCAACGTGAAACAGCACAGGAATAAGGGGAAAGATAGAGGGAGAGTTTTAAGGAACTCCTGGACTGACCCATGGTGCTGTGATTTCACAATGTCAAACAGCAGCCACTTGTTTTATATACCCAGTGGGTGCATCAATTTGTCTGTTAAGTGCTCTCAGCCCATTCCTATCTAAAACTTCAATGTTTTCTGcagatttattttattgaatAAAAAGATCAGAGGAAATATTAGAGTTTCAAAAGGAAATCAGAATGTATGCAACTCCTAATAATGCTACCTGATCTCAATATCAATGGATCATGGACCAGGGACTTTTCTATTTCTAATTAGggcacatgctattgggggtggagtgctgacatggatagaaaattggttggcagacaggaaactaagAGTAGGTAGTGGGGTATCgctaggctcgatgctgggacagcagctatcaatgatttggatgaagggattcaaagtaacattagcaaacttgcagatgacacaaagctgggtggcagtatgaactgtgaggaggatgctatgagaatgcagggcgacttggacaggttgggggagtgggcaggtaCAGCCGGCTGAGAGAATGTTGTATACTGGAgtatactggagtttagaaggatgagaggacatcttattgaaacatataagattgttaagggtttggacacgctagaggcaggaaacatattcccgatgttgggggagtccagaccaggggccacagtttaagaatacggggtaagccatttagaatggagatgagaaaacactttttctcacatagggagtctgtggaattctctgccgcagagggcggttctctggctactttcaagaaaaagctagatagggctcttaaaaatagcggagtcaagggatatggggagaaggcaggaacggggtattgatggggatgatcagccatgatcacattgaatggcggtgctggctcgaagggccgaattgcctactcctgcacatattgtttaTTCATTTGGGAAAGCCGGAAAGAGGATCTGCATAAGTATTTGAAATGTTTCCGTATTTTTGCACAGGTAACTCATTTATATTAAAATTGTTCCCTCGCTTAAAATTACTAACGTATTTCCCGGCTGGCagaacaggatcaagggtttggttcagtcagtagaaaggaagatgtgaaactccttAAGGGAGGCAATGAGGACCGGGGAGCCTCCACTtttgcctcccccacccccacccccaccccgggtgctgtccttttacagccgcttacaACTTCACACAGTTCCAGGGTCGAAGGCGTGGCAGGTTCCGCAGAGCAGTCGCTACGAGTGGCATTGCTCAGCCGACTCTTTCTCGACTAGGTAACGGTACAGGTAAATttatgggtaaaaaatagcgcctTTGATGCGGGGAAATATGGTAGTTTCTTTTTCTTAAACTAACAGCAAATGTTGCCTCACTGGCAGAGTTGCTTAGAGTTGGAGCTAGACAATTAATTCAGTGAGAAAAGCCCTTGGCTGAGAAACAGGCCATGAAGACAGGGACCAGTTTAATGTACAGGTTTCACTGTATTCGAGTATAGTATTGCGATAAGAGAATGCGTTGCTTGGGTGCCACATACTTTGATTGTACTTAGGTCCATGGGATGCTTGATTAGGTCATGGTAGTCATGAAGCCCAAGAGCGGACGCATCCACGGGTTTATAAAAAGGCCAGGCATATGCGGCATGTTTTTTTGACAGCAGCTCTTTCAAGATGCCATTGCAGTACTTCAGCTGTTCACTCAATTTGCCTTTCTTTGAACTCTGGTGCTGCTGGGAATCTGGCAAATCCTTCTTTGGTGGTTTGATTGGTCTGCCACTCTCTCGCCGAAGTGGGATCTTTGCAGCCTTGATTTCAGCTACTGACGGAGATGACTCGCCACTTGTGGTGACAACTGAAGTGGTTGGAGTTGTTGTATCTGCTTTCCTCTTCACTCCTTTCTTCTGTAAATAAAACAGATCTGTGAATCGTTTTTTATTGCATTACCTCCCACAATCAACAAACAGCCATAGTTGCTCAAGTCATAGAAAGCTGGGCACTAAGAATGAAGAAGCAAGCTGTCTAGCCACTCACGGGAATTTTCAAAGTCCTAGCCAGGCATGGACCTCCATCCAAGTCTAGTTCAAACAAAAGATAAAGCTAACCATTTAAAGAATGCAATATACTTCTTTAACAGGTTAATTTACCATTTATAAAGGATTTGGAAAATACTGAAAGTGACTGGCAATTATGAGATCAAGCACGCTTTTGCTGCAAATCACAATAGCATTCATTTGGTTTCAAATTTCCACATCAGTACAACTAATTTATTTGGAATAGACACTATGATAATCAACATTGGTCCCAATACTTTTTTGGGAAACCGGTTAGGTGTCAAATTATTACTGACCGCTGACCTTCTAATACCCATCTTTTTTGAAAGCTGGTAGATCTGTGCGGTACTGTGGCGCTGCAGTAGAATTGTTGCTCGAGACTCGAGTTCAATCTTAGCCAGAGTTGTTgttccgaagatcttggagaaaacctacagaggtcacgggagaaccttgtgacctgcgtggggttctcTCCAAGATGTTCTGTaacttcccgcactccaaagacatacaggtttgtaggttaattggcttggtatatataaattgacccttgtgtgcatgtaggatagtgttaatgtgctggttggtgcggacttggtaagatgaagggcctgtttccgtatcgCCAAACTAAAACAGATTCTTCCCTGCGCACCAAATATTTTGAGCTCTCAACATAGTGCTGCTTACCTTAGTGACAGGCTGCACAGGGGGAGATACTGCTAAGGCAGACTGGGGAGGCGAATGTGAAGACTTATGCATGATCGGTGCAGAGATGACTGAAGTCTGAGAAACTTCAAGGATCGGTGTGGGGACTTCTGGCGTTGGAGGAGAGTAGGCAGTCGGTTGAGACACTGATGATATCATTGGGACCTGAGATACGGTCACCCCTCCTGGGACAGAAGGCACCCCTGTGGAAAAGAAGCCATTAGTACGGACATAACTCACTGCAGCTATTTATTGGGCTTGTTTCAAAGTAATTTCACCCGCTCCACAAAATAAATTACTTTGGACCTTGCCTCTACATTTAAATGGGAAATTATCCATTTTCAGAATTCAAGGCATGATCATGTTCCCAGAATCATCCAGTAACCAGCATCACTTAGTGACAAAACATCAGCAAGGAGCCTGGCACAAGACAGAAACTCTGGGATCAGTTGACACGCATGTTTTCATCATAAAATGGTACAGTGCAACAGATTC
Coding sequences within:
- the LOC116990175 gene encoding bromodomain-containing protein 2-like isoform X2 yields the protein MLYEDFESPTVAMSTSVHSQNNFVVSPPPPEVSNPKKPSRMTNQVQYMQKVLMKALWKHQFAWPFYQPVDAMKLGLPDYHKIIKQPMDMGTIKKRLENNYYWSASECMQDFNTMFTNCYIYNKPTDDIVLMAQTLEKLFLQKVAQMPQEEVELAPAPKAKHSKGRKTGGVPSVPGGVTVSQVPMISSVSQPTAYSPPTPEVPTPILEVSQTSVISAPIMHKSSHSPPQSALAVSPPVQPVTKKKGVKRKADTTTPTTSVVTTSGESSPSVAEIKAAKIPLRRESGRPIKPPKKDLPDSQQHQSSKKGKLSEQLKYCNGILKELLSKKHAAYAWPFYKPVDASALGLHDYHDLIKHPMDLSTIKRKMDEREYQDAQEFAADVRLMFSNCYKYNPPDHDVVAMARKLQDVFEFRFAKMPDEPLEFASPPAPTGLPPAASKSSSDSSSNSSSGSSSDTETSDDSEEERANRLAELQEQLRAVHEQLAALSQAPMSKPKRRRDKKEKRDKKKKKERHKVKDEEDKLLKPSKSKAAPKKQSKKASGGSSSGGNNKQSKKAKQPPPPPPPPPPGYDSEEEDNCRPMTYDEKRQLSLDINKLPGDKLGRVVHIIQSREPSLRDSNPDEIEIDFETLKPSTLRELERYVMSCLRKKPRKPYSKKQAGKTKEELAMEKKKELEKRLQDVSGQLNPSKKPQKKATEKPGPIQPAGPSRLSASSSSSSGSDTSSTSSGSSSSDTSDSDSG
- the LOC116990175 gene encoding bromodomain-containing protein 2-like isoform X3; its protein translation is METATHPGLDRLQGVAGNGITGVSGDPGSGKRIRKPSMLYEDFESPTVAMSTSVHSQNNFVVSPPPPEVSNPKKPSRMTNQVQYMQKVLMKALWKHQFAWPFYQPVDAMKLGLPDYHKIIKQPMDMGTIKKRLENNYYWSASECMQDFNTMFTNCYIYNKPTDDIVLMAQTLEKLFLQKVAQMPQEEVELAPAPKAKHSKGRKTGGVPSVPGGVTVSQVPMISSVSQPTAYSPPTPEVPTPILEVSQTSVISAPIMHKSSHSPPQSALAVSPPVQPVTKKKGVKRKADTTTPTTSVVTTSGESSPSVAEIKAAKIPLRRESGRPIKPPKKDLPDSQQHQSSKKGKLSEQLKYCNGILKELLSKKHAAYAWPFYKPVDASALGLHDYHDLIKHPMDLSTIKDVFEFRFAKMPDEPLEFASPPAPTGLPPAASKSSSDSSSNSSSGSSSDTETSDDSEEERANRLAELQEQLRAVHEQLAALSQAPMSKPKRRRDKKEKRDKKKKKERHKVKDEEDKLLKPSKSKAAPKKQSKKASGGSSSGGNNKQSKKAKQPPPPPPPPPPGYDSEEEDNCRPMTYDEKRQLSLDINKLPGDKLGRVVHIIQSREPSLRDSNPDEIEIDFETLKPSTLRELERYVMSCLRKKPRKPYSKKQAGKTKEELAMEKKKELEKRLQDVSGQLNPSKKPQKKATEKPGPIQPAGPSRLSASSSSSSGSDTSSTSSGSSSSDTSDSDSG
- the LOC116990175 gene encoding bromodomain-containing protein 2-like isoform X1, with the protein product METATHPGLDRLQGVAGNGITGVSGDPGSGKRIRKPSMLYEDFESPTVAMSTSVHSQNNFVVSPPPPEVSNPKKPSRMTNQVQYMQKVLMKALWKHQFAWPFYQPVDAMKLGLPDYHKIIKQPMDMGTIKKRLENNYYWSASECMQDFNTMFTNCYIYNKPTDDIVLMAQTLEKLFLQKVAQMPQEEVELAPAPKAKHSKGRKTGGVPSVPGGVTVSQVPMISSVSQPTAYSPPTPEVPTPILEVSQTSVISAPIMHKSSHSPPQSALAVSPPVQPVTKKKGVKRKADTTTPTTSVVTTSGESSPSVAEIKAAKIPLRRESGRPIKPPKKDLPDSQQHQSSKKGKLSEQLKYCNGILKELLSKKHAAYAWPFYKPVDASALGLHDYHDLIKHPMDLSTIKRKMDEREYQDAQEFAADVRLMFSNCYKYNPPDHDVVAMARKLQDVFEFRFAKMPDEPLEFASPPAPTGLPPAASKSSSDSSSNSSSGSSSDTETSDDSEEERANRLAELQEQLRAVHEQLAALSQAPMSKPKRRRDKKEKRDKKKKKERHKVKDEEDKLLKPSKSKAAPKKQSKKASGGSSSGGNNKQSKKAKQPPPPPPPPPPGYDSEEEDNCRPMTYDEKRQLSLDINKLPGDKLGRVVHIIQSREPSLRDSNPDEIEIDFETLKPSTLRELERYVMSCLRKKPRKPYSKKQAGKTKEELAMEKKKELEKRLQDVSGQLNPSKKPQKKATEKPGPIQPAGPSRLSASSSSSSGSDTSSTSSGSSSSDTSDSDSG